Proteins from a single region of Lemur catta isolate mLemCat1 chromosome 24, mLemCat1.pri, whole genome shotgun sequence:
- the DDIT4L gene encoding DNA damage-inducible transcript 4-like protein — translation MVATGSLSGKNPAGVADLLDPGCHPGSLLSDFDYWDYVVPEPNLHEVIFEETTCQNLVKMLENCLSKSKQTKLGCSRVLVPEKLTQRIAQDVLRLSSTEPCGLRGCVMHVNLEIENVCKKLDRIVCDSSVVPTFELTLVFKQENCAWTSFRDFFSRGRLSSGLRRTLILSSGFRLVKKKLYSFIGTTVIEEC, via the exons ATGGTTGCAACCGGCAGTCTGAGCGGCAAGAACCCGGCCGGCGTCGCAGACCTGCTGGACCCCGGCTGCCACCCCGGGAGCCTGCTCAGCG ATTTTGACTACTGGGATTATGTGGTTCCTGAACCCAACCTTCACGAGGTGATATTCGAGGAGACCACTTGCCAGAATTTGGTTAAAATGCTGGAGAACTGTCTGTCCAAATCCAAGCAAACGAAACTTGGTTGCTCCAGGGTCCTCGTCCCCGAGAAACTGACCCAGAGAATTGCTCAAGACGTCCTGCGGCTCTCCTCTACGGAGCCCTGTGGCCTGCGAGGTTGTGTGATGCACGTGAACTTGGAGattgaaaatgtatgtaaaaagcTGGATAGGATTGTGTGCGATTCTAGCGTGGTGCCCACTTTTGAGCTGACCCTTGTGTTCAAGCAGGAGAACTGCGCGTGGACTAGCTTCAGGGACTTCTTTAGCAGAGGTCGCCTCTCGTCTGGCCTCAGGCGAACTCTGATTCTCAGCTCAGGATTTCGACTGGTTAAGAAAAAACTTTACTCATTCATTGGAACAACGGTCATTGAAGAGTgctaa